One stretch of Pedobacter riviphilus DNA includes these proteins:
- a CDS encoding heavy-metal-associated domain-containing protein has protein sequence MKAIKIFSIIMLFFAANVSAQQISSADLQVTGLTCSMCSNATQKSLETLNFISSVKPDLNKNIFVLTFKKDANINLDLVRKKVQDAGFSVGGLTANFNFNQVKIDDKGQAVVDGNVYRFVNAKSKTLNGTVKASIVDKNFISGAAFKKQAATANSDAYASGTGVVNGKKNTYLPFSSFLR, from the coding sequence ATGAAAGCAATAAAAATATTCAGCATCATTATGCTATTCTTCGCCGCTAATGTTTCGGCACAACAAATATCTTCAGCAGATTTACAGGTAACAGGCTTAACCTGCTCTATGTGCTCTAATGCAACACAAAAGTCGTTAGAAACCTTAAACTTTATCAGCAGTGTAAAACCCGATTTAAACAAAAATATCTTTGTTCTAACATTTAAAAAGGATGCCAATATCAATCTTGATTTAGTGCGCAAAAAAGTTCAGGATGCTGGTTTTTCGGTTGGTGGCTTAACCGCAAATTTCAATTTTAACCAGGTAAAAATAGACGATAAAGGGCAGGCAGTTGTTGATGGCAATGTGTACCGCTTTGTAAACGCAAAAAGCAAAACACTTAATGGAACTGTAAAAGCCAGTATTGTAGATAAAAATTTCATTTCAGGCGCTGCATTTAAAAAGCAGGCCGCAACAGCTAATTCTGATGCTTATGCGAGTGGTACTGGCGTAGTTAATGGAAAAAAAAACACGTATTTACCATTTAGTTCTTTCTTAAGATGA
- a CDS encoding HYC_CC_PP family protein has product MRLKQKIALSLAVLYAVSVMGLALSLHFCGGKLENVKLFSNEVSCKFCKEIPAENKDDGCCKNTQVTVKVKDSHQIGAQVQMPKLFFIHLFLHPPVLAFLSDISPKFFSKISNKAPPLSSRIALHIFNCIFRN; this is encoded by the coding sequence ATGAGGTTAAAACAAAAAATAGCACTTTCTTTGGCTGTATTATATGCAGTTAGTGTTATGGGTTTGGCTTTAAGTCTCCATTTTTGTGGGGGCAAACTAGAAAACGTTAAACTTTTTAGCAACGAGGTTTCCTGCAAATTTTGCAAAGAAATTCCAGCCGAGAATAAAGATGATGGCTGTTGTAAAAATACCCAGGTAACGGTAAAAGTTAAAGATAGTCACCAGATTGGGGCCCAGGTACAAATGCCAAAGCTCTTTTTTATTCATCTTTTTCTTCATCCACCAGTTTTAGCTTTTTTATCCGACATTAGCCCCAAATTTTTCAGTAAAATTTCGAATAAAGCTCCGCCACTCTCTTCGCGGATTGCCCTTCATATTTTCAATTGTATTTTTAGGAATTAG
- a CDS encoding peptidylprolyl isomerase, whose translation MKKILLFLCTFSILSAFAAKPKNQYVRIKTEFGECIVRLYNQTPLHRDNFLKLARSGYYNGVLFHRVIKDFMIQGGDPDSKNAKPDSLLGEGGPKYTIPAEFNDSLFHKKGVLAAAREGDDVNPAKASSGSQFYLVQGKVFTDQQLDNVEEKRLKFKIPEWQREVYKTIGGTPHLDRNYTVYGEIVVGLDMVDKIAALATDKNNRPKQDVKMEVTVLKRRTAKKLEKRLLQGSLKDKMIMGS comes from the coding sequence ATGAAGAAAATATTATTATTCCTCTGCACCTTTTCTATACTTTCGGCTTTTGCTGCAAAGCCCAAAAATCAATATGTACGGATTAAAACAGAATTCGGGGAATGCATCGTTAGGCTATATAACCAAACCCCTTTACACCGCGATAACTTTTTGAAATTAGCCCGGTCGGGCTATTACAACGGTGTTTTATTTCACCGGGTGATTAAAGATTTTATGATTCAGGGTGGTGATCCAGATTCTAAAAATGCCAAACCAGATTCGCTGTTGGGCGAGGGCGGACCAAAATATACCATCCCAGCAGAATTTAATGATAGCTTATTTCACAAAAAAGGCGTTTTGGCTGCGGCCAGAGAAGGCGATGATGTAAATCCGGCCAAAGCATCGAGTGGTAGCCAGTTTTACCTGGTGCAGGGAAAAGTTTTTACTGACCAGCAATTGGATAATGTAGAAGAAAAGCGCTTGAAATTTAAAATCCCTGAATGGCAGCGAGAGGTATATAAAACGATAGGCGGTACACCTCATTTGGATCGAAACTATACTGTTTATGGCGAAATTGTGGTTGGTTTGGATATGGTTGATAAAATAGCTGCTTTGGCGACGGATAAAAACAATCGGCCAAAACAGGATGTGAAAATGGAAGTTACCGTTTTAAAAAGAAGAACGGCGAAAAAATTGGAAAAGCGGTTGTTGCAAGGGTCTTTGAAAGATAAAATGATTATGGGCTCTTAG
- a CDS encoding exodeoxyribonuclease III — MKIISYNVNGIRAASTKNFFGWLQATDADMVCLQEVKALPLQIPEIIALIEQLGYHHYWFPAEKKGYSGVAILTKIKPNHIEFGCGEEWIDKEGRILRADFNDFSLMSLYMPSGSSGDERQIKKYEFMRFFDVYIGELRKEIPNLVVSGDYNICHTAIDIHNPKSNANSSGFLPEEREWMQLFLDNGFIDTFRHFNKDPHHYTWWSYRAGSRGKNLGWRIDYHLATKPMENRLKNVRILPDAIHSDHCPVLLEID; from the coding sequence ATGAAGATTATTTCCTACAATGTTAATGGGATTAGGGCGGCGAGTACCAAAAATTTTTTTGGCTGGCTTCAGGCTACAGATGCTGATATGGTTTGCCTGCAGGAAGTAAAAGCCCTGCCATTGCAGATTCCGGAAATTATTGCCCTGATTGAACAACTCGGTTATCATCATTATTGGTTTCCTGCTGAAAAAAAAGGATATAGTGGAGTAGCAATCCTAACCAAAATTAAACCTAACCACATCGAATTTGGCTGCGGTGAAGAGTGGATAGATAAAGAGGGTAGGATTTTAAGGGCCGATTTTAATGATTTTTCTTTAATGAGCCTCTATATGCCATCTGGCTCAAGCGGAGATGAGCGGCAGATTAAAAAGTATGAATTTATGCGGTTTTTTGATGTGTATATTGGTGAACTGCGCAAAGAGATCCCAAATTTAGTTGTAAGTGGCGATTACAATATCTGCCATACAGCCATCGATATTCATAACCCTAAATCGAATGCCAATTCATCAGGCTTTTTACCCGAAGAACGGGAGTGGATGCAGCTATTTTTGGATAACGGTTTTATTGATACCTTCCGTCATTTTAACAAAGACCCACATCATTATACCTGGTGGAGTTATCGGGCTGGCTCGAGAGGAAAGAATCTGGGTTGGCGGATCGATTACCATTTAGCTACGAAACCCATGGAGAACCGCTTGAAAAATGTTAGAATTTTGCCAGATGCGATACATTCAGATCATTGCCCTGTGCTTTTAGAGATAGATTAA
- the hutI gene encoding imidazolonepropionase codes for MLITNIKGLVGLHPKDKLVLRGSELDSLPILENAWLLIEDGLIKDFGEMDSIPSLVSSLPSQISAEGRYIFPSWCDSHTHIVFAAPREEEFAMKIQGKSYEEIAAAGGGILNSANKLQKASEDELFKSASVRLNQMILHGTGAVEIKSGYGLTTESEIKMLRVIRRLKDQFPIPIKATFLAAHAYPAEFKNNHQGYIDLIINEMLPQIAAEKLADYIDVFCEKGFFSIEETDQVLKAGAKYGLKPKVHANQLSVSGAVEVSVQNKAVSVDHLEESNEETIQTLRNADTIVTLLPSCSFYLGIPFADAKSFIIADLPVALATDYNPGSTPSGNMNFVVSLGCIKMKMVPEQAINAATLNGAAAMEMSDDYGSITVGKKANLFITKPMPSIAYLPYSFGESQIETVILNGEIYNG; via the coding sequence ATGCTAATCACAAACATAAAGGGGCTCGTAGGCCTGCATCCAAAAGATAAATTAGTGCTTCGTGGCAGCGAATTAGATTCGTTGCCTATTCTCGAAAATGCCTGGCTTTTAATTGAAGATGGCCTGATTAAAGATTTCGGCGAAATGGATTCAATCCCATCTCTTGTTTCAAGTCTACCATCTCAAATCTCGGCAGAAGGCAGATATATTTTTCCTTCATGGTGCGATAGTCATACACATATTGTTTTTGCTGCCCCACGTGAGGAAGAATTTGCCATGAAAATTCAAGGCAAAAGCTATGAAGAGATTGCCGCTGCAGGAGGTGGGATTCTAAATTCAGCTAATAAGCTCCAAAAAGCCTCAGAAGACGAATTGTTTAAAAGTGCATCTGTGCGATTAAATCAGATGATCCTTCATGGAACTGGTGCGGTTGAAATTAAAAGCGGATATGGATTAACCACAGAGAGCGAAATAAAAATGCTCAGGGTTATCCGTAGGTTGAAAGATCAGTTTCCAATTCCGATAAAAGCAACTTTTTTAGCTGCCCATGCTTATCCGGCTGAGTTTAAAAACAACCACCAGGGTTACATCGATTTAATTATTAATGAAATGCTACCTCAAATAGCAGCAGAAAAACTGGCTGACTATATTGATGTTTTTTGCGAAAAAGGATTTTTCTCTATCGAAGAAACCGATCAGGTATTAAAAGCGGGGGCAAAGTATGGGCTAAAACCAAAAGTACATGCTAATCAGCTTTCTGTTTCAGGAGCCGTAGAAGTTTCTGTACAAAACAAAGCCGTTTCGGTTGATCATCTCGAAGAAAGCAATGAGGAAACCATCCAGACATTAAGAAATGCTGATACCATTGTAACATTACTCCCTTCTTGTTCGTTTTACCTAGGTATTCCTTTTGCTGATGCCAAAAGCTTTATTATAGCCGATTTACCCGTTGCTTTGGCTACCGATTATAATCCTGGTTCAACACCCTCGGGAAACATGAATTTTGTGGTGTCGCTTGGATGCATTAAAATGAAGATGGTACCTGAGCAAGCGATAAATGCTGCAACATTAAACGGTGCGGCGGCAATGGAAATGAGTGATGATTATGGAAGCATTACCGTTGGTAAAAAAGCAAATCTATTTATAACCAAGCCAATGCCTTCAATTGCCTATTTGCCATATAGCTTTGGCGAATCGCAAATAGAAACTGTTATTTTAAACGGTGAAATTTATAATGGATAA
- a CDS encoding formimidoylglutamase gives MDNLKIYSQGDIDHLIILRDGETKLGERVAVLSSWDELEGANAKFVLLGIPEDIGVRANAGIAGAASTWKPSLMAFLNIQSNRFLNGGEVLVLGHFEIDEPEDSSLKGLRNKVTQIDDLVYPVIEKIVAAGKIPIVIGGGHNNAYPIIKGASLAHKKPITVLNVDAHADLRELEGRHSGNGFSYALKEKYLDNYCMYGLHQNYNNEAILNQIDTNPKLKAVFFDDILTGTDFTNLMNEIGPAAGLEIDLDCIQNVLSSAETPSGFAVNDVRKLILTSAKKFSYLHISEGATRMLDGRVSRLTSKLVAYLVSDFVKAYIS, from the coding sequence ATGGATAATCTTAAAATATATTCGCAGGGCGACATCGATCATCTGATTATCCTCCGCGATGGGGAAACCAAACTTGGCGAAAGAGTTGCAGTTTTATCCTCTTGGGATGAACTGGAAGGCGCAAATGCGAAATTTGTGCTTTTGGGTATCCCAGAAGACATAGGGGTGCGTGCCAATGCGGGTATTGCAGGTGCTGCATCTACTTGGAAGCCAAGTTTAATGGCTTTTTTAAATATCCAAAGCAACCGCTTTTTAAATGGTGGGGAGGTTTTGGTTTTAGGCCATTTCGAAATTGATGAGCCCGAAGATTCTTCCCTAAAGGGTTTAAGAAACAAAGTAACGCAGATTGATGACCTGGTTTATCCAGTAATTGAGAAAATTGTAGCTGCTGGTAAAATACCTATTGTAATTGGGGGCGGGCACAATAATGCCTACCCAATAATTAAGGGTGCTTCTTTAGCGCACAAGAAACCAATAACTGTTTTGAATGTTGATGCGCATGCTGATTTAAGAGAACTGGAAGGTAGGCATAGTGGAAACGGATTTTCTTATGCATTAAAAGAAAAATATCTCGACAACTATTGCATGTATGGCTTGCATCAAAACTATAATAATGAGGCTATTTTAAATCAAATAGATACCAACCCCAAGCTTAAGGCTGTATTTTTTGATGATATTTTAACTGGAACTGATTTTACTAACTTGATGAATGAAATAGGACCAGCTGCGGGTTTGGAAATTGATTTGGATTGCATTCAAAATGTGCTTTCGAGTGCAGAAACTCCATCAGGGTTTGCCGTTAACGATGTCAGAAAACTGATTTTAACCAGTGCTAAGAAATTTTCTTATTTGCATATTAGTGAAGGCGCCACACGGATGCTTGATGGGAGGGTGAGCAGGCTAACGTCGAAATTAGTAGCTTATTTGGTGAGTGATTTTGTTAAGGCATATATTTCCTAA
- a CDS encoding 5-formyltetrahydrofolate cyclo-ligase, translating to MLKAEIRKQVLKERLLLSVSEYKILCEALLNEFKSIDFSQIKTLHIFLPITEKKEPNTFLLIEWLNKNHPEIKIIVPKADFETALMSNHEYLGIGDLKKNLYNILEPQKGSLHEGEINMVLIPLLAFDKQGYRVGYGKGFYDRFLQDINAQKIGLSLYPAIEKIDDVNEHDIRLDFCITPTEIIKF from the coding sequence ATGTTAAAAGCAGAAATCAGAAAGCAAGTGCTAAAGGAAAGATTATTGCTGAGCGTCTCAGAATACAAAATCCTATGTGAAGCGCTCTTAAATGAGTTTAAATCGATCGATTTTAGCCAAATTAAAACCCTGCACATCTTTTTGCCCATCACCGAAAAAAAAGAGCCCAACACCTTTCTACTGATCGAATGGCTTAATAAAAATCACCCAGAAATTAAAATCATTGTACCTAAAGCCGATTTTGAAACGGCTTTAATGAGCAATCACGAATATTTAGGAATAGGCGACTTAAAGAAAAACCTTTATAACATCCTGGAACCGCAAAAAGGAAGCTTGCATGAGGGCGAGATTAACATGGTATTGATTCCACTATTAGCTTTCGATAAACAAGGTTACCGGGTGGGTTATGGCAAGGGCTTTTACGATCGTTTTTTACAGGATATAAATGCTCAAAAAATAGGCTTATCTTTGTATCCTGCTATTGAAAAAATCGATGATGTAAATGAACACGACATCAGGTTAGATTTTTGCATTACGCCAACAGAAATTATAAAATTTTAA